The Lytechinus pictus isolate F3 Inbred chromosome 15, Lp3.0, whole genome shotgun sequence genome contains a region encoding:
- the LOC135156776 gene encoding uncharacterized protein LOC135156776, which translates to MVRPVTRSNPGSTGSAQNPCGSESGAAESNIPSDRDAGHSTESRASEKGIQTSSNLLQKSIVDALCAEETRKRLVDAIVDVIVDNVTQSVYDAVKLDLEHQKSEITSLSKKVDELRKEITSLKSSCEIQEQYSRRSCLRFHGIPEKEDENTDEVIRQVVNEKLDINLTSTDIDRSHRLTSRSGMSEGAKPRVIIMKFARYNIRKMIYSNRAKLKGTKIFIHEDLTRHRQSLVNAANKSDLISKVYTTDGRVKALVKATQRCITITSENQIEKL; encoded by the coding sequence atggttCGTCCGGTTACGAGGAGTAACCCAGGTTCAACGGGATCTGCCCAAAACCCCTGTGGGTCGGAGTCGGGCGCTGCAGAATCCAACATACCGAGTGATAGAGATGCTGGGCACTCAACTGAATCACGAGCATCGGAGAAAGGAATTCAGACTAGTTCAAATCTTCTTCAGAAGTCTATTGTCGATGCTCTTTGTGCCGAGGAGACTCGTAAAAGGCTCGTGGATGCTATTGTTGACGTGATCGTAGACAATGTTACGCAATCAGTCTACGACGCTGTTAAATTGGATCTTGAACATCAAAAGAGCGAAATAACATCTCTGAGCAAAAAGGTCGATGAACTTAGGAAAGAAATCACGAGTCTCAAATCTTCATGTGAAATCCAGGAACAATATAGTCGTCGAAGCTGTCTCCGGTTCCACGGCATTCCAGAGAAGGAAGACGAAAACACGGACGAAGTCATACGACAAGTGGTCAATGAGAAGCTGGACATCAATCTAACATCAACCGATATCGATCGGAGTCATCGTCTCACGTCGCGATCAGGAATGTCAGAAGGTGCCAAGCCTCGTGTCATCATCATGAAGTTCGCTCGTTATAACATCAGGAAAATGATCTACAGTAACAGAGCAAAGTTGAAAGGAACTAAGATTTTCATCCATGAAGACCTTACAAGACATCGTCAGTCCCTCGTCAACGCTGCTAACAAATCTGATCTGATATCGAAGGTATACACAACTGATGGTAGAGTCAAAGCCCTTGTGAAGGCAACACAAAGATGTATAACTATCACTTCTGAAAACCAAATAGAAAAACTGTAG